From Candidatus Poribacteria bacterium:
ATGGATAGCGTCTTTGGAAAGGATAACTTCAGAAATGAGATTATCTGGCAGCGCGCGATAACCACGAAAGGAAACCTCAAAAAGGGGTTAGCCCGAGATGCCGACATCATCCTCCGATATTCAAAAAGTGATACGTATGTCTGGAACGTTGAAGCCGTCACAATTCCCTACGATCTGGCGAATTTGGACGAGAAGACAAAACGCCAATATTATTGTGTTGAACCCGAAACCGGACGCCGCTTTTCACACACCTCTATAACCGCACAGACCCACAATCCTGATTCTCATCTGACGTATGAGGTGATGGGTGTCATCAGAACATGGCGTTGGGCGGAAGCGCGTATGCGCAGAGAAATTGCAGCGGGTCGTATCGTGCAAACGCGACCCGGAAATGTGCCACGCTATAAGCGGTATCTTGATGAACAAAAGGGTAAAAGGCTGAACAATATCTGGGTGGATATTCCAAATTTAACCGCCAGAAGTAAAGAACGTATTGGATATCCTACACAGAAACCGCTTGCCCTGTTAGAGCGCATTATTGGCGCAAGTAGTCATAAGGGTGATATGGTGCTTGACCCGTTCTGTGGGTGTGCGACGACGTGCGTCGCTGCTGAACGGTTACAGCGCCAGTGGATCGGTATTGATTTAAGCCCAAAGTCTTTTGAACTGGTGAAGTCGCGTCTTGAACAGAAGCAGATTATCAAGCAGTTGATCCACCGGACAGATAACCCTAAACTGGACAAGCAAAATCCAACTTATAAACACACATTGTTTGGGATTCAGGAAGGGAAATGTAACGGCTGTCAAATGTTAGTTCCGTTCCGCAATATGACGATTGATTATGTTGTGGCGAAATCCAAAGGGGGCACCGATGCCCCTGATAACCTTCAGTTGTTATGCAGTGCTTGCAGTTCAATGAAGGGAAAGCACACGCAGGAACAAATGATTCAAACGTTGAAAGAC
This genomic window contains:
- a CDS encoding DNA methyltransferase; its protein translation is MNVKNRTIFENDNLHVLRGLDTDSIDLIYLDPPFNSNRTFEASVGTKAAGARFKDFWTLEDLDNTSHGELAEREPELYHAISAAEFSHGKSMKAYLIMMGIRMLEMFRILKPTGTLYLHCDDNASHYLKIMMDSVFGKDNFRNEIIWQRAITTKGNLKKGLARDADIILRYSKSDTYVWNVEAVTIPYDLANLDEKTKRQYYCVEPETGRRFSHTSITAQTHNPDSHLTYEVMGVIRTWRWAEARMRREIAAGRIVQTRPGNVPRYKRYLDEQKGKRLNNIWVDIPNLTARSKERIGYPTQKPLALLERIIGASSHKGDMVLDPFCGCATTCVAAERLQRQWIGIDLSPKSFELVKSRLEQKQIIKQLIHRTDNPKLDKQNPTYKHTLFGIQEGKCNGCQMLVPFRNMTIDYVVAKSKGGTDAPDNLQLLCSACSSMKGKHTQEQMIQTLKDEGSFQ